A single window of Gossypium arboreum isolate Shixiya-1 chromosome 13, ASM2569848v2, whole genome shotgun sequence DNA harbors:
- the LOC108461194 gene encoding probable aspartyl aminopeptidase, whose product MATISRAQLLHHPSAYFSRLPHSHSSFSINFRRRKFSVTPPLLCSSSSSSASTNPSIVGDLLNYLNESWTQFHATAEAKRQLIAAGFHLLNENDEWDLRPGGRYFFTRNMSCLVAFAVGEKYIVGNGFHVIAAHTDSPCLKLKPKSASSKSNYLMLNVQTYGGGLWHTWFDRDLSVAGRVIVRASDGSFLHKLVKVKRPLLRVPTLAIHLNRTVNTDGFKPNLETHLVPLLATKPEEAFPESKEKSSSSPKAAHHPVLMQILSDELCCDVDDIVNIELNICDTQPSCLGGANNEFIFSGRLDNLASSYCALRALVDSCGSPGDLSSEHAIRMIALFDNEEVGSDSYQGAGAPTMFQAMRRIAGSLANSYAGESAFDRAIRQSFLVSADMAHGVHPNFMDKHEEHHRPEMHKGLVIKHNANQRYATSGVTAFLFKEVAKMHNLPTQEFVVRNDMGCGSTIGPILASGVGIRTVDCGIAQLSMHSVREVCGKEDIDIAYKHFKAFYQTFSSIDRKLIVD is encoded by the exons ATGGCAACGATAAGCCGAGCGCAACTGCTGCACCATCCATCAGCCTACTTCTCCAGACTACCCCATTCCCACTCCTCCTTCTCCATCAATTTCCGCCGCCGCAAATTCTCCGTCACTCCTCCTCTCCTCTGCTCCTCCTCTTCCTCCTCAGCATCCACGAATCCGTCCATCGTCGGAGATCTTTTGAATTATCTCAACGAATCCTGGACTCAGTTTCACGCTACAG CTGAAGCAAAACGACAGCTAATTGCTGCTGGTTTTCATTTATTAAATGAGAATGATGAGTGGGACCTTAGGCCTGGTGGACGATACTTCTTCACTAGGAACATGTCTTGTTTGGTGGCTTTTGCCGTAGGAGAAAA GTACATTGTTGGTAATGGATTTCATGTTATTGCTGCACATACAGACAGTCCTTGTCTCAAACTTAAACCGAAGTCTGCGTCATCTAAGTCCAATTATCTCATGCTCAATGTACAAACTTATGGAGGTGGTTTATGGCACACTTGGTTCGACAGAGACCTAAGTGTTGCTGGAAGAGTCATTGTTAGGGCTAGTGATGGTTCATTTCTTCACAAGCTTGTGAAAGTAAAGAGACCTCTTCTACGAGTACCCACATTGGCAATTCATCTTAACCG CACAGTAAACACTGATGGATTCAAACCAAATCTAGAGACTCACCTTGTTCCCCTGCTTGCTACAAAACCAGAAGAAGCATTTCCAGAATCAAAAGAGAAAAGTTCTTCATCTCCCAAGGCTGCTCATCATCCAGTACTTATGCAG ATTTTGTCAGATGAGCTGTGTTGTGATGTTGATGACATTGTCAATATTGAGTTGAACATTTGTGATACCCAACCTAGCTGTCTTGGAGGCGCAAACAATGAATTTATATTCTCTGGAAGGTTAGATAATCTTGCTTCAAGTTATTGTGCTTTGAGAGCTCTGGTTGATTCATGTGGATCTCCCGGTGATTTATCAAGTGAACATGCTATACGGATGATTGCTTTATTTGATAACGAGGAG GTAGGTTCAGATTCATATCAAGGTGCAGGGGCACCAACTATGTTTCAGGCAATGAGACGTATTGCTGGTTCTTTAGCCAACAGTTATGCTGGTGAGAGTGCCTTTGACCGTGCAATTCGCCAATCATTCCTTG TATCTGCTGATATGGCACATGGAGTTCATCCAAATTTCATGGATAAGCATGAAGAACACCATCGACCAGAAATGCATAAAGGTCTTGTGATCAAGCACAATGCAAATCAGCGGTATGCTACCAGTGGAGTAACAGCTTTTCTCTTCAAAGAAGTTGCAAAGATGCATAACCTTCCTACTCAG GAATTTGTGGTAAGAAATGATATGGGATGTGGATCCACCATTGGTCCCATACTTGCTTCAGGAGTTGGTATTCGTACTGTTGATTGTGGCATTGCCCAGCTCTCTATGCACAG TGTGAGAGAAGTATGTGGGAAGGAAGATATAGACATTGCTTACAAACATTTCAAGGCATTTTACCAAACTTTCTCCAGCATAGATAGGAAGCTTATTGTTGACTAA
- the LOC108464086 gene encoding peptide chain release factor PrfB3, chloroplastic, whose product MAAEAMYRRSPSASTPWKSPSSTYKRSKTNHLLHFTIRASSHSIDDKNKAYKQLGLFSLKKKIEDVILRAEMFAPSALELEEARRIKQEEMIRDYDLWNDPVKSSEILVKLADSVKVVDALKDLKYKAEEAKLIAQLAETDAVNYSLFEQAYDASLAISDLLDKYEVSRLLRGAYEMEGACVIIKANSEGNKSKVWAEQLLSMYMKWAKKQGYRGRVVEKNLSTNGGIKSATIEFEFEYAYGFLSGERGVHRMIRPQNGSVHNEVSSVGIDVVPLFLGTTPDLQISDDDLILSSVLSLGEKQSRTGYTVCVQHIPTALTFQSSGERSYFANQIKALNRLKAKLLVVANEQGVSDVSSINTAAMMDMWQKETRRYMFHPSKLVRDVKTGLELPDLNSVLDGNIEALIVAHINTRQSNFTI is encoded by the exons ATGGCGGCAGAAGCTATGTATCGAAGAAGCCCATCTGCTTCAACTCCATGGAAATCTCCTTCTTCAACATATAAAAGGTCTAAAACTAATCACCTTTTACACTTCACTATTCGAGCTTCTTCTCATTCCATTGATGATAAGAACAAAGCTTACAAGCAACTTG GTCTATTTTCATTGAAGAAGAAGATTGAAGATGTCATTCTCCGAGCTGAGATGTTTGCACCGAGTGCCTTGGAACTTGAAGAAGCAAGGAGAATAAAGCAAGAAGAGATGATACGTGATTATGATCTATGGAACGACCCGGTTAAATCCAGTGAAATTCTCGTGAAGTTGGCCGATAGTGTCAAAGTGGTTGATGCTCTCAAAGATCTTAAATACAAA GCTGAagaagcgaagttgattgcacaGTTGGCTGAGACGGATGCCGTAAATTACAGCCTTTTTGAGCAAGCATATGATGCATCTTTGGCTATTAGTGATTTGTTAGATAAATATGAGGTATCTAGGCTCCTTAGGGGGGCATATGAAATGGAGGGGGCATGTGTCATTATTAAAGCCAACTCTGAAGGCAACAAATCCAAG GTGTGGGCTGAACAACTTCTTAGTATGTATATGAAATGGGCGAAAAAGCAAGGGTATAGGGGTAGAGTTGTTGAGAAGAACCTTTCTACTAACGGTGGTATCAAGTCAGCAACTATTGAGTTTGAATTTGAGTACGCTTACGGTTTTCTTTCGGGAGAGAGAGGTGTCCATCGCATGATAAGGCCTCAAAACGGTTCTGTTCACAATGAG GTTAGTTCAGTAGGCATCGATGTTGTTCCTCTATTCCTTGGAACAACTCCGGACCTCCAAATTAGTGATGATGATTTGATTCTTTCTTCTGTTTTGTCACTCGGAGAGAAACAAAGCCGAACTGGATATACAGTCTGTGTGCAGCATATCCCTACCGCCTTAACTTTCCAATCTTCAG GTGAGAGGAGCTACTTTGCTAATCAAATCAAAGCTCTCAATCGGTTAAAGGCCAAACTTCTTGTGGTAGCAAACGAGCAAGGAGTCTCCGATGTAAGTAGCATCAACACAGCCGCCATGATGGACATGTGGCAAAAGGAGACTCGAAGGTACATGTTTCATCCCAGCAAGTTAGTACGGGATGTAAAAACTGGCCTCGAATTACCCGACCTAAATTCCGTTCTAGATGGAAACATTGAAGCCCTTATTGTAGCTCATATCAACACTAGACAATCTAATTTTACAATCTAA
- the LOC108464087 gene encoding uncharacterized protein LOC108464087: MNNNWRRQKGEVHHHHQGMQGTRSYTRKPSLATWQPTVPSWEKKFCTLVGAVPWRKLLETKRLMYLYDNVVQWNDSAGEEAFHNAKNRFWAKINGLPCDIRLPDPDSYIDKIDWDSEIDPELLLDLEREPKVPDKKDESENVVILGNSLLLNQSFVCGGWGDAEDSVAKENNLSSNWKNKDYENSWEHNNGNTKDTGYGNCWNDSWEWNQRENNYNDWDNNQSSYVDYRRTGDWGTWVAPRKKKEGADQYMSRYKTTRYHGDNWQNNRGWRNARGRQRSNFAYERPPVEPRQLNTVDYCGWAI, encoded by the exons ATGAATAATAACTGGAGAAGACAAAAAGGTGaagttcatcatcatcatcaaggaATGCAGGGGACAAGATCATATACCCGAAAGCCATCTCTtg CTACGTGGCAGCCGACTGTTCCTTCATGGGAGAAGAAGTTTTGCACTCTGGTAGGCGCTGTACCGTGGCGTAAACTTCTCGAAACCAAGAGACTTATGTATCTTTATGACAACGTAGTCCAGTGGAATGACTCAGCTGGTGAAGAGGCGTTTCATAATGCTAAGAACCGATTTTGGGCCAAGATTAATGGCCTTCCTTGTGACATAAGACTTCCTGATCCTGATAGTTATATCGATAAAATCGATTGGGACTCTGAAATTGATCCTGAACTGCTTCTGGACTTGGAGAGAGAGCCCAAGGTCCCCGACAAGAAGGATGAAAGTGAGAATGTTGTGATTCTCGGTAATTCCCTTCTTTTGAATCAATCATTCGTCTGTGGTGGTTGGGGGGATGCTGAAGACAGTGTAGCAAAGGAGAATAACTTGTCTTCGAATTGGAAAAACAAAGACTATGAAAATTCTTGGGAGCACAACAATGGCAACACAAAAGATACTGGATACGGGAACTGTTGGAACGACTCTTGGGAATGGAACCAAAGAGAGAACAACTATAACGATTGGGACAATAACCAATCGAGCTACGTGGATTATAGAAGAACTGGAGATTGGGGAACATGGGTTGCTCctagaaagaaaaaagaaggtgCTGATCAGTACATGTCGAGGTATAAAACAACAAGGTATCATGGTGATAACTGGCAGAACAATCGGGGATGGAGAAACGCGAGGGGTAGACAGAGGTCAAATTTTGCATATGAACGACCACCTGTGGAGCCGAGACAGTTGAATACCGTGGATTATTGTGGTTGGGCCATTTAA